In Anaerolineales bacterium, the following are encoded in one genomic region:
- a CDS encoding PEP/pyruvate-binding domain-containing protein, with the protein MALPLSSFDPTYRIYLALAQYPLLRRRMRTRMRQEMFERGIITPAALEELVQQQATNSQIREGMQNTVDEEASDDWKQRLDIVREHLTDLHFANNLPFKVFDDIVRQVLAERGAESEDLQRTFNPELAPQEALFEQAKMIARLPLAERAKYEAREREIKVVLIRSTISDQLAYVNIAKEWFTLDDLLAIRHHKIGKGKVGGKAAGMLLALRILQRVAEKDIAQNVTIPESYFLGADVMYAFMANNNMIHWADQKYKDEDQIRNEYATIQQEYAAGSFPEDILAELAKMLEKVGNSPVIVRSSSLLEDNFGSSFAGKYASFFCPNQGTPEENLHALTQAIAAVYASGLNPDALLYRRANGLQDYDERLAVLMQVVQGEAYSDYYFPHLAGVAFSRNLFRWSPKIQPNSGFVRLVTGLGTHAVEQIGNDYPRLVALSHPELRATANVSSLVNYSQHFMDVVDLKENVFKTLPVSEVLDAGYPHLRMLASVYKDGDLRPIRTKLEAQDSEMVVTLDGAIRSTPLADRMSRALKYLEKHYKSPVDMEFTVQLLPEKDGKADVKFFILQCRPQSHLQEETAELPETLPAKRTILATSKMAPHGRISGIRYVVFVPPEGYYSLPSAEARASLSRAIGKLNKLLESEDFICVGPGRWGTSNPDLGISVSYADIYNTHALIELSGQGVGPVPEPSYGTHFFQDLIESRIFPLAVHFEDADAVFNRAFFYDTPNRLETWAPELAGLQNSLRLISVDDFAQGQIIELIMDSEAGRSAAFLKPEDE; encoded by the coding sequence ATGGCGCTACCGCTCAGCTCTTTCGACCCGACTTATCGCATCTACCTGGCTCTGGCCCAGTACCCGCTGCTGCGCCGGCGCATGCGCACCCGTATGCGCCAGGAAATGTTTGAGCGCGGCATCATTACGCCGGCCGCGCTGGAAGAGCTGGTCCAGCAGCAGGCTACCAATTCCCAGATCCGTGAAGGCATGCAAAACACGGTGGATGAAGAGGCTTCGGACGACTGGAAGCAACGCCTGGATATCGTGCGTGAACACCTGACCGACCTGCATTTCGCCAACAACCTGCCTTTCAAGGTCTTTGACGATATCGTACGCCAGGTGCTGGCGGAACGGGGCGCAGAGAGTGAAGACCTGCAGCGCACCTTCAACCCGGAGCTGGCCCCTCAGGAAGCCTTGTTTGAACAAGCCAAAATGATCGCGCGTCTGCCATTGGCGGAGCGCGCCAAATACGAAGCGCGCGAACGCGAGATCAAGGTAGTCCTGATCCGCTCCACCATCTCCGACCAATTGGCCTACGTCAACATCGCCAAAGAGTGGTTCACGCTCGACGACTTGCTCGCCATCCGGCATCACAAGATTGGCAAGGGCAAGGTAGGCGGCAAAGCCGCCGGTATGCTGCTGGCCCTGCGCATCTTGCAGCGCGTGGCCGAGAAGGACATCGCCCAAAACGTGACCATCCCCGAATCGTATTTCCTTGGGGCAGATGTGATGTATGCCTTCATGGCCAACAACAACATGATCCACTGGGCTGACCAGAAGTATAAAGACGAAGACCAGATCCGCAACGAGTACGCCACGATCCAGCAGGAGTACGCGGCGGGCAGCTTCCCCGAAGACATCCTGGCAGAACTGGCCAAAATGCTGGAAAAGGTTGGCAATTCCCCCGTCATCGTGCGCTCTTCCAGCCTTCTGGAGGACAACTTTGGTTCATCTTTTGCCGGCAAATACGCCAGCTTCTTTTGCCCCAACCAGGGCACGCCGGAAGAAAATCTGCACGCCCTGACGCAGGCGATCGCCGCGGTGTATGCCAGCGGCCTTAACCCGGACGCGCTGCTCTATCGCCGTGCCAACGGCCTGCAGGACTATGACGAGCGTTTGGCTGTGCTGATGCAGGTGGTACAGGGCGAAGCTTACAGCGATTATTACTTCCCACACCTCGCCGGAGTAGCTTTCAGCCGCAATCTATTCCGCTGGTCGCCCAAGATCCAGCCCAATTCCGGGTTTGTGCGCCTGGTCACCGGGTTGGGCACGCATGCCGTCGAACAAATCGGCAACGACTACCCGCGTCTGGTGGCGCTGAGCCACCCGGAATTGCGCGCCACGGCCAACGTCAGTTCCCTGGTCAACTACTCTCAGCATTTTATGGACGTGGTGGACCTGAAAGAGAATGTGTTCAAAACGCTGCCGGTGAGCGAGGTGCTGGATGCCGGCTACCCACACTTGCGCATGCTGGCCTCGGTCTACAAAGACGGTGATCTGCGCCCCATCCGCACCAAGCTGGAAGCGCAGGACAGCGAAATGGTGGTGACCTTGGACGGGGCTATTCGCTCCACTCCGCTGGCGGATCGTATGAGCCGCGCTCTGAAATATCTGGAGAAGCATTACAAATCGCCGGTGGACATGGAATTCACCGTTCAGTTGCTCCCCGAAAAAGACGGCAAGGCAGATGTCAAATTCTTCATCCTGCAGTGTCGCCCGCAAAGCCACTTGCAAGAGGAAACTGCTGAATTGCCGGAAACCCTGCCGGCAAAGCGCACCATCCTGGCCACCAGCAAAATGGCGCCACATGGGCGCATTAGCGGCATTCGCTACGTCGTCTTTGTGCCGCCGGAAGGCTATTACAGTCTGCCCAGCGCAGAAGCCCGCGCTAGTTTGTCACGCGCGATTGGCAAACTCAACAAGCTGTTAGAGTCGGAAGACTTTATTTGTGTCGGGCCGGGCCGCTGGGGCACCAGCAACCCAGACCTGGGCATCAGCGTGTCCTACGCGGATATCTACAATACCCATGCGCTGATCGAGCTCTCCGGGCAGGGGGTAGGCCCGGTGCCAGAACCTTCCTATGGGACGCATTTCTTCCAAGACCTGATCGAATCGCGTATCTTCCCGCTAGCTGTGCACTTCGAAGATGCGGATGCCGTGTTCAACCGCGCTTTCTTTTACGATACGCCCAACCGCCTGGAGACTTGGGCCCCCGAGTTGGCCGGCTTGCAGAACAGTTTGCGCCTCATTTCCGTTGATGACTTTGCGCAAGGACAAATCATTGAGCTTATAATGGATTCTGAAGCGGGCCGTTCGGCCGCTTTTCTCAAACCGGAGGACGAGTAG
- the dnaN gene encoding DNA polymerase III subunit beta, giving the protein MKISVLQENLAQGLNIVSRAVSPRSTHAILANVLIAAEDGRLKLSATDRELGITAWIGAKIEEPGATTVPARTLADLVATFPNDTIHMELAVRTQTLQLSAGRSHAEIKGIDAQEFPPMPEPDKSAGIELNAGDFKEMIGQVVFAASRDDARPVLTGVLVTVEGDTITMAAADGFRLSVRKAKLAAPLDQPLRAIVPARALNELARIASDDKEQIHMVLPAGRGQIVFSLKNAELRCQLVEGAFPEYNQIIPNGHKTRTVVSAGAFLKAAKQSEIFARESSHIARLDIKPGDNGSPGTVEISAQSEETGSNDSKIDAIVEGQEILIAFNVRYLREALDVMKSSDVALETTAPAAPGVIRPVGDQDFLHVIMPMHLGK; this is encoded by the coding sequence ATGAAGATCTCCGTATTGCAGGAAAATCTGGCACAGGGGCTTAATATTGTTTCACGCGCGGTTTCACCGCGCAGTACCCATGCCATTCTGGCCAATGTTCTGATTGCAGCCGAAGACGGCCGCCTCAAGCTCTCAGCCACAGACCGTGAGCTGGGCATCACCGCCTGGATCGGCGCCAAGATCGAAGAACCCGGCGCCACCACCGTGCCTGCCCGCACCCTGGCAGACCTGGTCGCTACTTTCCCCAATGATACGATCCACATGGAACTGGCCGTGCGTACCCAGACGCTGCAGCTCAGCGCCGGGCGTTCGCACGCCGAGATCAAAGGCATTGATGCGCAAGAGTTCCCGCCAATGCCCGAACCAGACAAATCCGCCGGCATCGAGCTCAACGCCGGTGACTTCAAGGAAATGATCGGCCAGGTGGTCTTCGCCGCTTCGCGCGACGATGCCCGGCCGGTACTCACCGGCGTGCTCGTCACCGTAGAGGGCGACACTATCACGATGGCTGCGGCAGACGGCTTCCGTCTCTCCGTGCGCAAGGCAAAGCTGGCCGCCCCGCTGGACCAACCGCTGCGCGCCATCGTGCCCGCCCGTGCCCTCAATGAGCTGGCTCGCATCGCTTCGGACGACAAAGAACAGATCCACATGGTGTTGCCCGCTGGGCGCGGCCAGATCGTTTTCAGCCTCAAAAACGCCGAGTTGCGCTGCCAGTTGGTTGAAGGCGCCTTCCCGGAATACAACCAGATCATCCCCAACGGCCACAAGACCCGCACAGTGGTCTCGGCCGGGGCCTTCCTCAAGGCTGCCAAGCAGTCCGAGATTTTCGCCCGCGAAAGCTCGCACATCGCTCGGCTGGATATCAAGCCCGGCGACAATGGCAGCCCCGGCACGGTCGAGATCTCAGCCCAGTCCGAGGAGACAGGGTCCAACGACAGCAAGATCGACGCCATCGTCGAAGGTCAGGAGATCCTCATCGCTTTCAACGTGCGCTACCTGCGGGAAGCCCTGGACGTGATGAAGAGCTCCGATGTGGCCCTGGAAACCACGGCTCCCGCGGCACCCGGCGTCATCCGCCCAGTGGGCGACCAGGACTTTTTGCACGTGATCATGCCCATGCATTTGGGCAAATAG
- a CDS encoding ATP-grasp domain-containing protein codes for MAFDTVLIANRGEIAVRVAQACRELGLRSVAVYSQADAGALHTRTADEAMGLGPAEARESYLHIERILAAAQRSGAQAVHPGYGFLAENAEFAEAVQAAGLVWIGPPPAAMRAMGDKAGARELMLKAGVPVLPGYQGADTPAALKKAANEIGFPLLVKAAAGGGGMGQRVVSHPAELDEAIGSARGEAKRGFGSERLILEKYLARARHVEVQVLGDTQGKLLHLFERECSLQRRRQKLVEESPSPFLDETLRAEMGAAAVAAARSVGYVNAGTVEFLVNPDTRKFYFLEMNTRIQVEHPVTELVTGVDLVQWQLRIAAGEPLPFAQADLRQSGHAIECRVYAEDPAAGFLPQAGQALRLAWPQIAGLRVDAAVAQGDAVGSSYDPMLAKLIVHAEDRRAALAALREALAASVLLGVTHNMDFLQDLLAHPKVAAGEFDTGFVEREMAEWQPAELTESTLLAALSIEMGVTHADDQTTHPYSPWDDHQSFRLGGS; via the coding sequence ATGGCTTTTGATACTGTGTTGATCGCCAACCGAGGCGAAATTGCCGTGCGTGTGGCGCAGGCCTGCCGTGAATTGGGTCTGCGTTCTGTGGCGGTGTATTCCCAGGCGGATGCCGGCGCATTGCATACCCGCACCGCCGACGAAGCCATGGGGCTCGGCCCGGCAGAGGCGCGCGAGTCGTATTTGCATATTGAGCGTATCTTGGCCGCGGCACAGCGCAGCGGCGCCCAGGCGGTGCACCCCGGCTACGGCTTTTTGGCAGAGAACGCCGAGTTTGCTGAAGCAGTGCAGGCAGCCGGCTTGGTCTGGATCGGGCCGCCCCCGGCGGCGATGCGCGCTATGGGCGATAAGGCCGGCGCGCGCGAACTAATGCTGAAGGCGGGCGTGCCTGTACTGCCCGGCTATCAGGGGGCCGACACCCCCGCGGCGCTGAAGAAGGCCGCGAATGAGATAGGGTTCCCCTTGCTAGTGAAGGCGGCTGCTGGTGGCGGCGGCATGGGCCAGCGCGTGGTGAGCCATCCGGCCGAACTGGATGAAGCGATTGGCTCGGCGCGCGGCGAGGCCAAACGCGGTTTTGGCAGCGAGCGTTTGATATTGGAAAAGTATTTGGCACGCGCCCGCCATGTGGAAGTGCAAGTGCTGGGCGACACCCAGGGTAAGTTGCTGCATTTGTTTGAGCGCGAGTGTTCCCTGCAGCGCCGTCGTCAGAAATTGGTGGAAGAAAGCCCCTCTCCCTTCTTGGATGAGACTTTGCGCGCCGAGATGGGTGCGGCCGCGGTGGCGGCAGCCCGCAGTGTGGGTTATGTGAACGCAGGCACAGTGGAGTTCCTGGTCAACCCGGATACCCGCAAGTTCTATTTCCTGGAAATGAACACACGCATTCAAGTGGAGCACCCCGTGACGGAGCTGGTCACTGGGGTGGACCTTGTGCAGTGGCAGCTGCGCATTGCCGCCGGCGAGCCGCTGCCGTTTGCGCAGGCCGATTTGCGCCAGAGCGGCCATGCGATTGAGTGTCGTGTGTATGCTGAAGACCCCGCGGCTGGCTTCTTGCCGCAGGCCGGGCAGGCGCTGCGCCTGGCTTGGCCACAGATCGCCGGCCTGCGGGTGGACGCCGCCGTGGCGCAGGGCGACGCGGTAGGCAGCAGCTATGACCCGATGCTGGCTAAGCTAATCGTGCATGCTGAGGACCGCCGCGCGGCATTGGCCGCCCTACGGGAGGCGTTGGCCGCAAGCGTGCTGCTGGGCGTAACGCACAACATGGACTTTTTGCAGGACTTATTGGCGCACCCCAAGGTGGCAGCTGGGGAATTCGACACCGGCTTTGTCGAGCGGGAAATGGCTGAATGGCAGCCGGCTGAATTGACGGAATCGACCTTGTTGGCCGCGCTTTCCATCGAGATGGGCGTGACGCACGCAGATGATCAGACCACACATCCCTATTCTCCATGGGATGACCATCAGAGCTTTCGCTTGGGTGGCTCATGA
- a CDS encoding biotin/lipoyl-binding protein, producing the protein MKFEYEYRGQIHRLELIPAPGGYAVSLNGRLLDSSLSPDATVSAMRQGRQVWVHAGGRTFVLRRVLGGRSGLAAAGEQSLRAPMPGQVRSVAVRAGQAVQAGQMLLTLEAMKMEIRIQAPRPGKVARLAVAEGDSVEREQLLVELEQETE; encoded by the coding sequence ATGAAGTTTGAATACGAATACCGCGGTCAGATCCATCGCCTGGAATTGATCCCGGCGCCGGGCGGCTACGCGGTTTCCCTGAATGGCCGTTTGCTGGACAGTAGTCTCAGTCCAGACGCTACGGTAAGTGCCATGCGCCAGGGCCGCCAAGTGTGGGTGCATGCCGGCGGACGCACCTTTGTTTTGCGGCGCGTCCTGGGCGGCCGCAGTGGCTTGGCTGCGGCGGGCGAGCAGAGCCTGCGGGCGCCGATGCCCGGTCAGGTACGCAGCGTGGCAGTGAGGGCTGGCCAGGCGGTGCAGGCGGGCCAGATGCTCCTGACCCTGGAGGCAATGAAGATGGAAATCCGCATCCAGGCGCCGCGGCCGGGCAAAGTGGCCCGTCTGGCGGTGGCGGAGGGCGATAGTGTGGAGCGTGAGCAACTTTTGGTGGAGCTGGAACAGGAGACAGAGTGA
- a CDS encoding MaoC family dehydratase: MSGRYYDELKVGERIFHGRARTVSAADNLLFCGLTQNTQPLHWDEEFARQSGFEGVLVNGIYTLGLVVGISVPDLTEGTIVANLGYQNVRHPAPVYAGDTLSVETEVLDMRPSQSQPDRGVVQLRHTGRNQHGKPVIEVERSVLFLMRPKESDAS, from the coding sequence GTGAGCGGACGCTATTACGATGAACTGAAAGTCGGCGAACGCATTTTCCACGGACGGGCGCGCACGGTGAGCGCCGCGGATAACCTGCTGTTCTGTGGACTGACTCAAAATACGCAGCCACTGCATTGGGATGAAGAATTTGCGCGCCAGTCTGGCTTCGAAGGCGTGCTGGTCAATGGGATTTACACCTTGGGCCTGGTGGTGGGCATCAGTGTGCCGGATTTGACCGAGGGCACGATTGTGGCCAACTTGGGCTACCAGAACGTGCGCCACCCGGCGCCGGTATATGCTGGGGACACGCTAAGCGTGGAAACCGAGGTCTTGGATATGCGGCCTTCGCAAAGCCAGCCCGACCGAGGCGTGGTGCAGCTGCGCCACACGGGCCGCAACCAGCATGGCAAGCCTGTGATCGAGGTGGAACGCAGTGTGCTTTTCCTGATGCGACCCAAGGAGAGTGATGCGAGCTAG
- a CDS encoding CoA ester lyase, whose protein sequence is MRARRALLYVPASDWHKLQKAATLGADCVCLDLEDGVAPNMKAEARQLALHALQELDFGRSERLVRLNGAESGLQAEDLAATLPGRPDGVVLPKVSHPEQLRQISQQIGQYETAQGWPAGSVALLAQIESALGLVNAREIASGEPRLQALIFGAEDYASDLGAKRSARAGEVAYARSAVVTFAAAYGLQAIDMLWVDFRDGEGLARLAAEGAGLGYSGMQIIHPSQIEPVQNAFTPSAEELAAARRVVEAYQANIAEGRGAFALDGKMVDMPIVKAAQRVLARAGE, encoded by the coding sequence ATGCGAGCTAGACGCGCCCTGTTGTATGTACCCGCCAGCGATTGGCACAAACTGCAAAAGGCCGCCACACTGGGGGCGGACTGTGTTTGCCTGGACTTGGAAGATGGTGTGGCCCCCAACATGAAGGCCGAGGCGCGCCAGCTGGCTCTGCACGCCCTGCAAGAATTGGATTTTGGGCGCAGTGAGCGCCTGGTACGCCTGAATGGCGCCGAGAGTGGCTTGCAGGCGGAAGATTTGGCGGCGACCCTGCCTGGGCGACCGGATGGCGTGGTACTGCCCAAGGTCAGCCACCCAGAGCAGCTGCGCCAGATCAGCCAGCAGATCGGCCAGTACGAAACCGCGCAGGGCTGGCCGGCGGGGTCGGTGGCCTTGCTGGCACAGATCGAGAGCGCGCTGGGCCTGGTGAATGCCCGGGAGATCGCCAGCGGTGAGCCGCGCTTGCAGGCGCTGATTTTCGGCGCGGAGGATTACGCCAGCGACCTGGGCGCCAAGCGCAGCGCTAGGGCTGGCGAGGTGGCCTATGCGCGCAGCGCGGTGGTCACCTTTGCCGCCGCGTACGGTTTGCAGGCGATTGATATGCTGTGGGTGGACTTTCGGGATGGCGAAGGGCTGGCCCGGCTGGCTGCGGAAGGTGCCGGGCTGGGCTACAGCGGCATGCAAATCATTCATCCCAGCCAGATCGAGCCGGTGCAAAACGCATTCACCCCCAGCGCTGAGGAGCTGGCTGCCGCCCGGCGCGTGGTGGAGGCTTACCAAGCGAACATTGCCGAAGGACGAGGCGCCTTTGCTCTGGACGGCAAGATGGTGGATATGCCGATCGTCAAGGCTGCCCAGCGGGTGCTGGCGCGGGCTGGCGAGTAA
- a CDS encoding DUF4349 domain-containing protein gives MKKISHLTHVALLSLSVVLVACAAAAPAATQSYAVEDAYYPAPDVAMEGRGAGEIMEMGPGAGAPNTAPAANATRLVIRNANLSIVVDSPEERMDEITSLAERLGGFVVSSNIYKSSLSNGVEVPRGSITIRVPSQQFEQALDEIRAGAIDVPNDSQTGQDVTAEYTDLQSRLRNLEAAETQLRQIMEGAEDTEDVLTAFRELTYITEQIEVLRGQIKYYEESAALSAITVEIIANAAVQPIRIGPWSIEGAARQAVEDLIGALQNLAEFLVWVLIFLIPVLLVIFVPLWFIFNLVRRWRANRKARPAAESKRKAPAKTNAKPKK, from the coding sequence ATGAAGAAGATATCTCACCTTACCCACGTAGCTTTGCTGAGTTTGAGCGTCGTACTGGTCGCCTGTGCAGCCGCCGCCCCGGCAGCCACGCAGTCTTACGCAGTAGAAGACGCCTATTACCCTGCCCCGGACGTAGCCATGGAAGGGCGCGGCGCGGGCGAAATCATGGAAATGGGTCCAGGCGCCGGGGCGCCCAACACCGCGCCCGCCGCCAACGCCACCCGCTTGGTGATCCGCAACGCCAATCTCTCCATCGTGGTCGACTCCCCGGAAGAACGCATGGACGAGATCACTTCGCTGGCAGAGCGCCTGGGTGGCTTTGTGGTCAGCTCCAATATCTACAAGAGCAGCTTGTCCAATGGCGTAGAAGTGCCGCGCGGCTCCATTACCATCCGGGTACCCAGCCAGCAATTTGAGCAAGCTCTGGATGAGATCCGCGCCGGTGCCATTGATGTGCCCAACGACAGCCAAACCGGCCAGGACGTGACGGCTGAGTACACTGACCTGCAGTCTCGCCTGCGCAACTTGGAAGCCGCCGAAACTCAGCTGCGCCAGATCATGGAAGGCGCTGAAGACACCGAAGATGTGCTGACCGCCTTCCGCGAACTGACCTACATCACCGAGCAGATCGAAGTGCTGCGCGGGCAGATCAAATACTACGAAGAATCGGCCGCCCTCTCCGCCATCACCGTGGAGATCATTGCCAATGCCGCCGTGCAGCCCATCCGGATTGGCCCCTGGAGCATTGAAGGCGCTGCCCGCCAGGCTGTGGAAGACCTGATCGGCGCCCTGCAAAACCTGGCCGAGTTCCTGGTTTGGGTGCTGATCTTCCTGATCCCGGTGCTGCTGGTCATCTTCGTACCCTTGTGGTTTATTTTCAACCTGGTGCGCCGCTGGCGGGCCAACCGCAAGGCTCGCCCGGCTGCCGAAAGCAAGCGCAAAGCGCCAGCCAAGACCAACGCCAAACCCAAGAAATAG
- a CDS encoding metallophosphoesterase family protein — translation MRALVLSDIHANANALESVLQLAGPVDAVWCLGDVVGYGPDPNEVIARLRQLPNLLCLQGNHDAAAIGALALDGFNQEARASVEWLRNRLTPDSLEFLQSLQPRLELEEVTLAHASPRQPTLEYLLDVYTAGENFDHFDSSFCFVGHTHIPVLFHKNEFQVTLHIPQTERTLVLEPRCIVNPGSVGQPRDRDPRAAFAIFDDQEHTWAYQRVEYDIPAVQKRMQAAGLPERHITRLASGW, via the coding sequence ATGCGCGCCCTGGTACTCAGCGACATTCACGCCAATGCGAATGCGCTGGAAAGCGTCTTGCAGCTGGCCGGGCCGGTGGACGCCGTTTGGTGCCTGGGTGATGTGGTGGGCTACGGCCCAGACCCCAACGAGGTCATCGCCCGTCTGCGTCAGTTGCCCAACCTGCTCTGCCTGCAAGGCAACCATGACGCCGCGGCCATTGGCGCTTTGGCCCTGGACGGCTTCAATCAGGAAGCGCGCGCCTCGGTGGAATGGCTGCGCAACCGGCTCACCCCCGACTCGCTGGAGTTTCTGCAAAGCCTGCAACCCCGCCTGGAACTGGAAGAGGTCACCCTGGCGCATGCCAGCCCGCGCCAACCCACGCTAGAGTATTTATTGGACGTCTACACCGCCGGGGAGAACTTTGACCATTTTGACAGTTCCTTCTGTTTCGTAGGACATACGCACATCCCGGTGCTCTTTCACAAGAATGAGTTTCAGGTCACCCTGCATATTCCCCAGACGGAGCGCACTCTGGTACTGGAGCCGCGCTGCATCGTCAATCCCGGCTCCGTAGGCCAGCCACGCGACCGTGACCCGCGGGCCGCCTTTGCCATTTTTGACGACCAGGAACACACCTGGGCCTACCAGCGCGTGGAATACGACATCCCGGCGGTCCAAAAGCGCATGCAGGCAGCCGGCCTGCCGGAGCGGCATATCACCCGCCTGGCCAGTGGCTGGTAG
- the cdd gene encoding cytidine deaminase has product MLTKEQRTQLVEAAQKAQGLAYAPYSKYNVGAALLSANGKTYLGANIENAAYPDGICAERVAVFQAVIEGERQFQAVAVVTKDGGTPCGSCRQVMAEFGLDTVVLIANAAGEVKQETTVAGLLPGAFGPSNLSN; this is encoded by the coding sequence ATGCTGACTAAAGAGCAACGCACCCAACTCGTGGAAGCAGCCCAAAAAGCCCAAGGGCTAGCCTATGCACCTTACTCCAAATACAATGTTGGCGCCGCCCTGCTCAGCGCCAACGGCAAAACCTATCTTGGCGCTAACATAGAAAATGCCGCTTACCCGGATGGCATCTGTGCCGAGCGCGTGGCTGTCTTCCAGGCCGTGATCGAAGGCGAACGCCAGTTCCAAGCGGTCGCCGTGGTTACCAAGGATGGCGGCACGCCCTGTGGCTCCTGCCGCCAGGTCATGGCCGAATTCGGCTTGGACACCGTGGTGCTGATCGCCAACGCTGCCGGCGAAGTGAAGCAAGAAACTACCGTGGCCGGTTTGCTGCCCGGCGCCTTTGGCCCCAGCAATCTGAGCAACTAG
- a CDS encoding HlyC/CorC family transporter — protein MIVTATRAGLLNARSSRLAAQSEELGLKSEKTLELIRRRASLRDSLRLLLTVLRFLIAGLVLAMVIPLDESVVPLPILAGWLALTSLGIWLVEFFVERRILNDPEGWAVRLTPMAQIVAALMGPLLALPTRLASRSREPQQLVTITEDELRLFVDASQREGVLEKEERRMIFSIFEFADTLVREIMLPRIDIFALDVNTTIDEARSALIETGYSRVPVYSETIDNIIGLLYAKDMLKVWNGGGQTSSLRDLLRNVNFVPESKKLDALLAEMQAGRFHIAIVVDEYGGVAGLVTLEDMMEEIVGEIQDEYDQGEELPYQKISDEEYIFHGRFNLDDFNEIMGSSLSSEDADTVGGFLFNEIGHVPKAGEQWETEGLHLKVEQVAGRRVRRVRARRVANPETSEDNANHAD, from the coding sequence TTGATTGTTACGGCCACTCGCGCCGGTTTACTGAATGCACGCTCCTCCCGCCTGGCAGCTCAAAGTGAAGAATTAGGCCTCAAAAGCGAAAAAACGCTGGAACTTATCCGGCGGCGAGCCAGCTTGCGCGACAGTCTGCGCCTGCTGCTCACCGTGCTGCGCTTCTTGATCGCCGGCCTGGTCTTGGCCATGGTCATCCCACTCGATGAGAGCGTCGTCCCGCTGCCCATACTGGCCGGCTGGCTGGCGCTGACCAGCCTGGGTATCTGGCTGGTGGAATTCTTTGTGGAACGCCGCATCCTAAACGACCCGGAAGGTTGGGCGGTGCGCCTGACCCCCATGGCCCAGATTGTTGCCGCGCTGATGGGGCCGTTGTTGGCCTTGCCCACGCGCCTGGCCAGCCGCAGTCGGGAGCCGCAGCAACTAGTCACCATCACCGAAGATGAATTGCGCCTGTTCGTAGACGCCAGCCAGCGCGAAGGCGTGCTGGAAAAAGAAGAACGCCGCATGATCTTCTCGATCTTCGAATTCGCCGACACCCTGGTGCGCGAGATCATGCTGCCGCGCATCGACATCTTCGCCCTGGACGTCAATACCACGATAGACGAGGCGCGCAGTGCCCTGATCGAAACAGGCTACTCACGCGTGCCGGTCTACAGCGAAACTATAGACAACATCATCGGCCTGCTCTACGCCAAAGACATGCTCAAGGTGTGGAATGGTGGCGGCCAGACCTCTTCGCTGCGCGACCTACTGCGCAACGTCAACTTCGTACCCGAATCCAAGAAGCTGGATGCGCTCCTGGCGGAAATGCAAGCGGGGCGCTTCCACATCGCCATCGTGGTGGATGAATACGGCGGAGTCGCCGGCCTGGTCACGCTAGAGGACATGATGGAAGAGATCGTCGGCGAAATTCAGGACGAATACGACCAGGGCGAAGAATTGCCCTATCAGAAGATCTCAGACGAAGAATACATATTCCATGGCCGCTTCAACTTAGACGATTTCAACGAGATCATGGGCAGTTCACTGAGCAGCGAGGACGCAGACACGGTGGGCGGCTTCCTGTTCAATGAAATTGGCCATGTCCCTAAAGCCGGAGAGCAGTGGGAAACCGAAGGTTTGCACCTCAAGGTGGAGCAGGTGGCCGGCCGGCGGGTACGTCGTGTACGCGCCCGCCGGGTTGCCAACCCGGAAACATCGGAGGATAATGCGAACCATGCTGACTAA